Proteins from a genomic interval of Stigmatella erecta:
- a CDS encoding response regulator, with amino-acid sequence MPKNLLVADDSLTIRKVIGMIFATEDFQVTAVDNGLDALARSRELRPDVVLADVMMPGKSGYEVCEAIKNDPATQHIPVLLLAGTFEAFDENRARAAKADDHITKPFESQVLLDKVKALVGQKANTMPASAATQVMRPPAGAAPQPPPAAAAGPRPPPGAAPRPPGPGMPPPGAPPGARPPGPGAPPPGMARPPGPGMPPPGAPPGARPPGPGAPPPGMARPPGPGMPPPGAPPGARPPGPGAPPPGMARPPGPGAPPPGARPPGPGAPPPGMARPPGPGIPPAPGGPGGGLPRPPPGGAPLPPGPAGAQPAARGRDPFGLGAPAKPAPAAPAPAPVPAFSLDDDAPGVTETSLPTVSSDGGEAQLREALSKASREVIEKIAWEVVPQLAETIIREELERLIKDRETQH; translated from the coding sequence ATGCCCAAGAACCTGCTGGTCGCCGATGACTCCCTCACCATCCGCAAGGTCATCGGCATGATCTTCGCGACCGAGGACTTCCAGGTGACCGCAGTGGACAACGGGTTGGATGCGCTCGCCCGGTCCCGTGAACTGCGCCCGGATGTGGTGCTTGCCGACGTGATGATGCCCGGCAAGAGCGGCTACGAGGTCTGCGAGGCGATCAAGAATGATCCCGCCACGCAGCACATCCCCGTGCTGCTGCTGGCCGGCACCTTCGAGGCGTTCGACGAGAACCGCGCCCGCGCCGCCAAGGCGGACGACCACATCACCAAGCCCTTCGAGAGCCAGGTGCTGCTCGACAAGGTCAAGGCGCTGGTGGGCCAGAAGGCGAACACGATGCCCGCCTCGGCCGCCACGCAGGTGATGCGGCCGCCCGCCGGGGCTGCCCCGCAGCCTCCTCCCGCCGCCGCCGCGGGCCCGCGGCCGCCTCCGGGTGCGGCCCCTCGGCCTCCGGGGCCCGGCATGCCGCCGCCGGGAGCGCCCCCGGGCGCGCGTCCTCCGGGGCCGGGCGCTCCGCCTCCGGGCATGGCCCGTCCTCCGGGGCCCGGCATGCCGCCGCCGGGAGCGCCTCCGGGCGCGCGTCCTCCAGGGCCGGGCGCTCCGCCTCCGGGCATGGCCCGTCCTCCGGGGCCCGGCATGCCGCCGCCGGGAGCGCCTCCGGGCGCGCGTCCTCCGGGACCGGGTGCGCCGCCTCCGGGCATGGCGCGTCCTCCGGGGCCGGGCGCTCCGCCTCCGGGCGCGCGTCCTCCGGGGCCGGGTGCGCCGCCTCCGGGCATGGCCCGTCCTCCGGGCCCTGGCATTCCGCCGGCGCCGGGTGGCCCGGGTGGGGGACTTCCGCGTCCGCCTCCGGGCGGCGCACCGCTGCCTCCGGGCCCTGCGGGGGCTCAGCCCGCGGCCCGGGGCCGGGATCCGTTTGGACTGGGGGCACCCGCGAAGCCAGCCCCCGCCGCGCCCGCGCCCGCGCCCGTGCCTGCCTTCTCCCTCGATGATGATGCGCCGGGCGTCACGGAGACCTCGTTGCCCACGGTCTCCTCGGATGGGGGCGAGGCCCAGCTGCGCGAGGCCCTGTCGAAGGCGTCGCGCGAGGTCATCGAGAAGATCGCCTGGGAAGTGGTACCGCAGCTGGCCGAGACGATCATCCGCGAGGAGCTGGAGCGGCTGATCAAGGACCGAGAGACGCAGCACTAA
- a CDS encoding response regulator — MHILVIDDDSSLCTSLSYYLERHGYTVHSASDALQALDVMERHPVGMVITDYLMPHLDGIHFTEIVKADPRFRSIPVLLMTAVVDGSVTDKSLRKGVALTLQKPVDMGQLLNLVRFAE; from the coding sequence GTGCACATTCTCGTCATCGATGATGATTCCTCGCTGTGTACCAGCCTCTCGTACTACCTCGAGCGGCATGGCTACACCGTTCACTCCGCGTCGGACGCCCTGCAGGCGCTCGATGTCATGGAGCGGCACCCCGTGGGAATGGTCATCACCGACTACCTCATGCCCCACCTGGACGGCATCCACTTCACCGAGATCGTCAAGGCGGACCCGCGCTTCCGGTCTATTCCGGTCCTGCTCATGACCGCCGTGGTGGATGGCTCCGTCACCGACAAGAGCCTGCGCAAAGGGGTGGCGCTGACCCTCCAGAAGCCGGTGGACATGGGGCAGCTGCTGAACCTGGTGCGCTTCGCCGAGTAG
- a CDS encoding GGDEF domain-containing response regulator encodes MAHILLVDDEKMARTLYGDYLNAAGHSVTAVSGLQEAQEALASAHFDAVVTDLILPGGDGMEVLRHTKERYPGIEVVVITGLDKVDPAVRAIKSGAAEYLVKPVAPEALQHAVRRALTTRDLLHENASLRQYVSLLEMGQRIATTLDRERLVQTTANALDGQTGASAVLLMMYEGSTLRLHGSSGLDEKLVTTLEPLFTTQLQGVRTPRALDGLPCDYPHVLAFPASDGDLVLGHAVLFFGAAPPENVAEVAGYLSRHYALALRNLGRFSEVEDLAYMDDLTHLFNMRYLHLVLDREVKSALQTESSFSLLFLDLDHFKTVNDTHGHLVGSKLLVEVGRVLKSCVRERDVVVRYGGDEYVVLLRSSDSGGALKVAERVRRTMESHPFLHREGLSLSLTTCVGVASFPEHARDKASLLDMADRAMYRGKRGPRNVVYMAAQDLEAPPSERKAAG; translated from the coding sequence ATGGCGCACATCCTCCTCGTCGACGACGAAAAGATGGCCCGGACCCTCTATGGTGACTACCTCAACGCGGCCGGGCACTCCGTCACCGCCGTGAGTGGTCTGCAGGAAGCCCAAGAGGCCCTCGCCTCCGCCCACTTCGACGCCGTGGTGACGGATCTGATCCTCCCCGGCGGAGACGGCATGGAAGTGCTCCGCCACACCAAGGAGCGCTACCCCGGCATCGAGGTGGTGGTCATCACCGGCCTGGACAAGGTGGACCCCGCGGTGCGCGCCATCAAGAGCGGCGCGGCCGAGTACCTCGTCAAGCCCGTGGCCCCCGAGGCGCTCCAGCACGCGGTGCGCCGGGCCCTCACCACGCGGGACTTGCTGCACGAGAACGCCTCCCTGCGCCAGTACGTCTCCCTGCTGGAGATGGGGCAGCGCATCGCCACCACGCTGGACCGGGAGCGGCTCGTTCAGACGACCGCCAACGCCCTGGATGGGCAGACCGGCGCCAGCGCGGTGCTCCTGATGATGTACGAGGGCTCCACCCTGCGCCTGCACGGCAGCAGCGGGCTGGACGAGAAGCTGGTCACCACGCTGGAGCCCCTCTTCACCACGCAGCTGCAGGGGGTGCGCACCCCGCGCGCCCTGGACGGGCTGCCGTGCGACTACCCGCACGTGCTCGCCTTCCCCGCCAGCGACGGCGATCTGGTGCTGGGCCACGCCGTCCTCTTCTTCGGCGCGGCGCCGCCCGAGAACGTGGCCGAGGTGGCCGGCTACCTCTCGCGGCACTACGCCCTGGCGCTGCGCAACCTGGGCCGCTTCTCCGAGGTGGAGGATCTGGCCTACATGGATGATCTCACCCACCTCTTCAACATGCGCTACCTGCACCTCGTGCTGGACCGCGAGGTGAAGAGCGCGCTGCAGACCGAGAGCAGCTTCAGCCTGCTGTTCCTGGATCTGGATCACTTCAAGACCGTCAACGACACCCACGGCCACCTGGTGGGCTCCAAGCTGCTGGTGGAAGTCGGCCGGGTGCTCAAGAGCTGCGTGCGCGAGCGCGATGTCGTCGTGCGCTACGGCGGGGACGAGTACGTGGTGCTGCTGCGCAGCAGCGACTCCGGCGGGGCCCTCAAGGTCGCCGAGCGCGTGCGGCGCACCATGGAGAGCCACCCCTTCCTGCACCGCGAGGGGCTGTCGCTCTCGCTCACCACCTGCGTGGGCGTGGCCAGCTTCCCCGAGCACGCCCGGGACAAGGCCTCGCTCCTGGACATGGCGGACCGGGCCATGTACCGCGGTAAGCGCGGCCCCCGGAACGTCGTCTACATGGCCGCGCAGGATCTCGAGGCGCCGCCCTCCGAGCGCAAGGCTGCGGGCTAG
- a CDS encoding chemotaxis protein CheW: protein MAPFESGRRLCLLVEAGDTRYAIEATSVMEVALPGEDGSNLRGMWEVKDLAALLGGPPENVPGMVVVLDVSPTLAVRVRSVVEVADVARAPFFLLPPGLGDTLAPLSRGAVLHKERLYLELIPEALSQGGAPLFQPLRRPIHLAQTPPERALVFESQGRLFGLPLSLVSQVMARGESFSMLPARSGPVAGIFPHAQILWPVFSAPALLGERAEAEPFFVLTEPAGHNVGLCANRVLGVLQRFEATEAHGEFTAPGLTGPALFLDLPRMFS from the coding sequence GTGGCTCCTTTTGAAAGCGGCCGGCGGTTGTGCTTGCTCGTGGAGGCGGGTGACACGCGTTATGCCATCGAGGCGACCTCCGTCATGGAGGTTGCCCTGCCCGGGGAGGATGGCTCCAACCTGCGCGGGATGTGGGAGGTGAAGGACCTGGCGGCCCTGCTGGGCGGCCCTCCCGAGAACGTTCCGGGCATGGTGGTGGTGCTCGATGTGAGTCCTACCCTGGCGGTGCGGGTGCGCTCCGTGGTGGAGGTGGCCGATGTGGCCCGCGCCCCCTTCTTCCTGCTGCCCCCGGGGCTGGGCGACACCCTGGCCCCGCTCAGCCGGGGCGCCGTGCTCCACAAGGAGCGGCTCTACCTGGAGCTCATCCCGGAGGCGCTCTCCCAGGGGGGGGCCCCCTTGTTTCAGCCGCTGCGGCGGCCCATTCACCTTGCCCAGACGCCGCCCGAGCGGGCGCTCGTCTTCGAGTCGCAGGGGCGGCTGTTCGGCCTGCCCCTGTCGCTGGTCTCCCAGGTGATGGCGCGCGGGGAGTCCTTCAGCATGCTGCCGGCGCGCAGTGGCCCCGTGGCCGGAATTTTCCCCCATGCGCAGATCCTCTGGCCGGTCTTCTCGGCGCCCGCGCTGCTCGGCGAGCGCGCCGAGGCCGAGCCCTTTTTCGTGCTGACCGAGCCCGCGGGCCACAATGTCGGGTTGTGCGCGAACCGGGTGCTGGGCGTGCTTCAGCGCTTCGAGGCCACCGAGGCGCATGGTGAATTCACGGCCCCGGGATTGACGGGTCCTGCGCTCTTCCTGGATCTGCCGCGCATGTTTTCTTGA
- the groL gene encoding chaperonin GroEL (60 kDa chaperone family; promotes refolding of misfolded polypeptides especially under stressful conditions; forms two stacked rings of heptamers to form a barrel-shaped 14mer; ends can be capped by GroES; misfolded proteins enter the barrel where they are refolded when GroES binds), with protein MAAKEIFFHQSAREAILRGVRILSDAVAVTLGPKGRNVVIEKSFGSPTITKDGVTVAKEIDLENKFENMGAQMVKEVASKTSDKAGDGTTTATVLARAIYEEGLKLVAAGHSPMDLKRGIDKAVETVVAELKKLSKSTTDKKAIAQVGTISANGDETIGHIIADAMEKVGKEGVITVEEAKGLETTLDVVEGMQFDRGYVSPYFVTNRERMETVLEDPYILISEKKVSSMQDMIPLLEQVARSGKPLLIIAEEVEGEALATLVVNKIRGVLNVCAVKAPGFGDRRKELLKDIATLTGGMVVSEELGHKYETLSLSDLGRAKRITVDKDNTTVVDGAGKKGEIEGRIKLIRAQIETTTSDYDREKLQERMAKLVGGVAVINVGAATETEMKEKKARVEDALHATRAAVEEGIVPGGGVAYLRCLPALEKLKLGGELDFGVEIIKKALTEPLRKISSNAGLEGAVVINKVKEGTGAFGFNARTEVYEDLEKAGVIDPTKVERTALQNAASVASLLLTTEAMVAERPKKKAKGGGAGAGGMPDYGGDDMDY; from the coding sequence ATGGCAGCGAAGGAGATTTTCTTCCACCAGTCCGCTCGTGAGGCCATTTTGCGCGGCGTTCGGATCCTGTCCGACGCGGTGGCTGTCACGCTGGGCCCCAAGGGCCGCAACGTGGTCATCGAGAAGAGCTTTGGCTCGCCCACCATCACCAAGGACGGCGTCACCGTCGCCAAGGAGATCGATCTCGAGAACAAGTTCGAGAACATGGGCGCGCAGATGGTGAAGGAGGTCGCCTCGAAGACCTCCGACAAGGCCGGCGACGGCACCACCACCGCCACGGTGCTCGCCCGCGCCATCTACGAGGAGGGCCTCAAGCTGGTGGCCGCCGGCCACAGCCCGATGGACCTCAAGCGCGGCATCGACAAGGCCGTGGAGACCGTCGTGGCGGAGCTGAAGAAGCTCTCCAAGTCCACCACGGACAAGAAGGCCATTGCCCAAGTCGGCACCATCTCCGCCAACGGGGATGAGACCATCGGCCACATCATCGCGGACGCGATGGAGAAGGTCGGCAAGGAGGGCGTCATCACCGTCGAGGAGGCCAAGGGCCTGGAGACCACCCTCGACGTGGTGGAGGGCATGCAGTTCGACCGCGGCTACGTCTCCCCGTACTTCGTGACGAACCGCGAGCGCATGGAGACGGTCCTGGAGGACCCATACATCCTCATCAGCGAGAAGAAGGTCTCGTCGATGCAGGACATGATTCCCCTGCTGGAGCAGGTGGCGCGCTCGGGCAAGCCGCTGCTCATCATCGCCGAGGAAGTGGAGGGCGAGGCGCTGGCCACCCTGGTGGTCAACAAGATCCGCGGCGTGCTCAACGTCTGCGCGGTGAAGGCCCCGGGCTTCGGTGACCGCCGCAAGGAGCTGCTCAAGGACATCGCCACCCTCACGGGCGGCATGGTGGTCAGCGAGGAGCTGGGCCACAAGTACGAGACCCTGTCGCTGAGCGACCTGGGCCGCGCCAAGCGCATCACGGTGGACAAGGACAACACCACCGTGGTGGACGGCGCCGGCAAGAAGGGTGAGATCGAAGGCCGCATCAAGCTCATCCGCGCGCAGATCGAGACCACCACCAGCGACTACGACCGCGAGAAGCTCCAGGAGCGGATGGCGAAGCTCGTGGGCGGCGTGGCGGTCATCAACGTGGGGGCTGCCACCGAGACCGAGATGAAGGAGAAGAAGGCCCGCGTGGAGGACGCGCTGCACGCGACCCGCGCGGCGGTGGAGGAGGGCATCGTCCCCGGCGGCGGTGTGGCCTACCTGCGCTGCCTGCCCGCCCTGGAGAAGCTGAAGCTGGGCGGCGAGCTGGACTTCGGCGTGGAGATCATCAAGAAGGCGCTGACCGAGCCCCTGCGGAAGATCTCCAGCAACGCGGGCCTCGAGGGCGCCGTGGTCATCAACAAGGTCAAGGAGGGCACCGGCGCGTTCGGCTTCAACGCCCGCACCGAGGTGTACGAGGACCTGGAGAAGGCCGGCGTCATCGACCCGACCAAGGTGGAGCGCACCGCGCTGCAGAACGCGGCCTCCGTCGCCTCGCTGCTGCTGACCACCGAGGCCATGGTGGCCGAGCGCCCGAAGAAGAAGGCCAAGGGCGGCGGCGCCGGCGCCGGTGGCATGCCGGACTACGGCGGCGACGACATGGACTACTAG
- the sinK gene encoding hybrid histidine protein kinase/response regulator SinK translates to METPAPLVHLLQALEVGDLSAARAAAAALQRSDPGTSQLAAEVFHELRQPLLGVKAYAQLLAEENGPMGPLKLLLAQVERMEQIISDFVRLSSDRPAPQQRLVLASAIWAAAKLFTLNPDSARISLEVDAPENIAVQGNARLLEQLTLNLLNNARDAMSGRGRVKVLVTQEGPAPILYVADWGPGIPSDMRDRIFEPYVSNSKRGTGLGLAVCKRIAQEHRATIDIAPPNVLPDQPPPATVFRIAFPATAETAPSTRKRLLIVDDETIIRMVFRDLMGKECEVLEASTAEEGLSILKQGPVDLIVTDKNLPGISGLALAQQARTLCPSARIILMTGYPSLGTTQEALELGVMDYLLKPFDDIRQVRALLRSALSAAPVPPRTVSARRVDVIDDNPTSTRTITEALARMGLEARVIQTTEIVALDAPLAVVVSWDFTPASGRKALELGKALAQGAPFVVMVEHLTMETTLDSLRAGAVGCLPRLLFDPPALSRELSRALKMGPS, encoded by the coding sequence ATGGAGACTCCCGCCCCGCTCGTCCACCTCCTGCAAGCCCTGGAGGTCGGGGACCTGTCGGCCGCGAGGGCCGCCGCGGCGGCCCTTCAACGTTCTGATCCCGGCACGAGCCAGCTCGCCGCCGAGGTGTTCCACGAGCTGCGCCAGCCGCTGCTCGGCGTGAAGGCCTACGCCCAGCTGCTCGCGGAAGAGAACGGGCCCATGGGTCCGCTGAAGCTGCTGCTCGCGCAGGTGGAGCGCATGGAGCAGATCATCTCTGACTTCGTGCGCCTGTCGAGCGACCGCCCCGCCCCCCAGCAGCGCCTGGTGCTGGCGAGCGCCATCTGGGCCGCCGCCAAGCTCTTCACCCTCAACCCGGACTCGGCCCGCATCTCGCTGGAGGTGGACGCTCCGGAGAACATCGCCGTGCAGGGCAACGCCCGGCTCCTGGAGCAGCTCACCCTCAACCTGCTCAACAACGCCCGGGATGCCATGTCCGGCCGCGGGCGGGTGAAGGTGCTCGTCACCCAGGAGGGCCCCGCGCCCATCCTGTACGTGGCGGACTGGGGGCCCGGCATTCCCTCGGACATGCGCGATCGCATCTTCGAGCCCTACGTCTCCAACAGCAAACGCGGCACCGGCCTGGGCCTGGCCGTGTGCAAGCGCATTGCCCAGGAGCACCGCGCGACGATCGACATCGCCCCGCCCAACGTGCTGCCGGATCAACCCCCGCCGGCCACGGTGTTCCGGATCGCCTTCCCCGCCACTGCCGAGACCGCCCCCAGTACGCGCAAGCGGCTGCTCATCGTGGACGACGAGACCATCATCCGCATGGTCTTCCGGGACCTGATGGGCAAGGAGTGCGAGGTGCTGGAGGCCTCCACCGCCGAGGAAGGGCTCTCCATCCTCAAGCAAGGGCCGGTGGACCTCATCGTCACCGACAAGAACCTGCCGGGCATCTCCGGGCTGGCCCTGGCGCAGCAGGCCCGCACCCTGTGCCCCAGCGCCCGCATCATCCTGATGACGGGCTACCCGTCGCTGGGCACCACGCAGGAGGCGCTGGAGCTGGGGGTAATGGACTACCTGCTCAAGCCCTTCGACGACATCCGCCAGGTGCGCGCCCTGCTCCGCTCCGCGCTGTCGGCGGCGCCGGTGCCTCCCCGCACCGTCAGCGCCCGGCGCGTGGACGTCATCGACGACAACCCCACCTCCACGCGCACCATCACCGAGGCGCTGGCGCGCATGGGGCTGGAGGCGCGCGTCATCCAGACGACCGAGATCGTCGCCCTCGATGCGCCGCTCGCCGTGGTGGTAAGCTGGGACTTCACCCCCGCGAGCGGCCGCAAGGCGCTGGAGCTGGGCAAGGCGCTCGCCCAGGGGGCGCCCTTCGTGGTGATGGTCGAGCACCTCACCATGGAGACGACGCTGGACTCGCTGCGCGCGGGCGCCGTCGGGTGTCTGCCCCGGCTCCTGTTCGATCCGCCCGCGCTCAGCCGCGAGCTGTCGCGCGCCCTGAAGATGGGCCCCTCCTGA
- a CDS encoding valine--tRNA ligase, whose translation MTDTIELSKAYEPTEVESRWSAWWLERNYFRAEATSDKPPFCMVLPPPNVTGSLHLGHALTATIEDILIRWKRMSGYNALWMPGMDHAGIATQMVVEKELKKTEKKSRHDLGRQEFLKRVWQWKEKYGQRIGDQHKFLGASLDWSRERFTMDEKSSAAVREVFVRLHEEGLIYRAQKLINWCPSCHTALSDLEVEHEEKKGSIWHIRYPVKGTDRALTVATTRPETMLGDTAVAIHPEDPRYQGLAGGTVTLPLVGRDIPIIADAELVNMEFGTGVVKVTPAHDFNDYQTGLRHNLPMISILDEQARTNKETGAFAGLDRYEARKRVLEELSLQGFLEKEEPHALSVGTCQRCATVVEPRLSPQWFVKIEPLAKPAIEAVEQGRTKFVPESWTNTYFQWMRNIHDWCISRQLWWGHQVPAYYCNACSPRLGDDTDLPEGAPTVRVGGIDYARATPIVARQQPTACPQCAGHAFTQDPDVLDTWFSSALWPFSTLGFPEKTPELKTFYPTSVMETGHDIIFFWVARMMMMGLHFMGDVPFRTVYLHAMVRDEKGEKMSKTKGNVIDPLDIIQGATVETLSPTLRNKFPQGMPAFGADALRFTLASLTQQGRDIKLSMDRVGGYKAFCNKLWNASRFALMNLGGFQLDTRPIKQRELTLADRWILARLQRAIVDTRQSLDAYAFAEAASTLYQFLWSEFCDWYIELSKGSLYGEDERAKDSTRAVLIFGLDRILRLLHPFMPFITEEIWQKLPLPRTADSIMLSPYPEPDSRLEDAAAEEEMAPVITAIEGIRTIRGESNLSPSARLVAHIQSPNAALRDTLDRWRGYLMPLAGLASIHVEAPGRKPPQSAAIVSQEMEIYVPLAGLIDVAAEQDRLSKEIARAEQELAGVLRKLENPNFVAKAPPEVVEKDRARVEELQARKAKLQEHLNRIAPEEAVPEETRPDAEELPLEAPVSAQVKVAPAAPSEGGVDLGQELKGDLEDDAPPAAVDPQVQDALNRLREGTKEGLSAKDHHDLGVAYMSMGLVDDAMREFDKAKQGGDERSAPTPAGAEGRSSKPAARKAPAAKKPSAQKAAAVKKPSAQKAPAQKGAAAKKGAAPKKSAAAKKGTAQKKGAVAKKGAAAKKGAAPKKGAVAKKGAAPKKGTVAKKGAAQKKGAVAKKGAAKKGAVAKKGAAARRPAAKKPAAKKPGKKSPARARR comes from the coding sequence ATGACCGATACCATCGAACTGTCCAAGGCTTACGAGCCCACCGAGGTCGAGAGCCGCTGGTCCGCCTGGTGGCTGGAGCGCAACTACTTCCGCGCCGAGGCCACCTCCGACAAGCCTCCCTTCTGCATGGTGCTGCCGCCGCCCAACGTGACGGGCAGCCTGCACCTGGGCCACGCGCTCACCGCCACCATCGAGGACATCCTCATCCGGTGGAAGCGGATGAGCGGCTACAACGCCCTGTGGATGCCCGGCATGGACCACGCGGGCATCGCCACCCAGATGGTGGTCGAGAAGGAACTGAAGAAGACGGAGAAGAAGAGCCGTCACGACCTGGGCCGCCAGGAGTTCCTCAAGCGGGTCTGGCAGTGGAAGGAGAAGTACGGCCAGCGCATCGGGGATCAGCACAAGTTTCTGGGCGCCTCGCTGGACTGGAGCCGCGAGCGCTTCACCATGGACGAGAAGTCCTCGGCCGCGGTGCGCGAGGTCTTCGTCCGGCTGCACGAGGAAGGGCTCATCTACCGGGCCCAGAAGCTCATCAACTGGTGCCCCTCGTGCCACACCGCGCTCAGTGATCTGGAGGTCGAGCACGAGGAGAAGAAGGGCTCCATCTGGCACATCCGCTACCCGGTGAAGGGCACGGACCGGGCGCTCACCGTGGCCACCACCCGGCCGGAGACGATGCTGGGCGACACCGCGGTGGCCATCCACCCGGAGGACCCTCGCTACCAGGGCCTCGCGGGGGGCACCGTCACGCTGCCGCTCGTGGGGCGGGACATTCCCATCATCGCGGATGCCGAGCTGGTGAACATGGAGTTCGGCACCGGCGTGGTGAAGGTGACGCCGGCGCACGACTTCAACGACTACCAGACGGGGCTCCGGCACAACCTGCCGATGATCTCCATCCTCGATGAGCAGGCGCGCACCAACAAGGAGACCGGCGCGTTCGCGGGGCTCGACCGCTACGAGGCGCGCAAGCGGGTGCTCGAGGAGCTGTCGCTCCAGGGGTTCCTGGAGAAGGAAGAGCCGCACGCGCTCTCGGTCGGCACGTGCCAGCGCTGCGCCACGGTGGTGGAGCCCCGGCTGTCGCCGCAGTGGTTCGTGAAGATCGAGCCGCTGGCCAAGCCCGCCATCGAGGCGGTGGAGCAGGGGCGCACGAAGTTCGTCCCCGAGTCGTGGACGAACACCTACTTCCAGTGGATGCGCAACATCCACGACTGGTGCATCAGCCGCCAGCTCTGGTGGGGCCACCAGGTGCCCGCCTATTACTGCAACGCGTGCAGCCCCCGGCTGGGCGATGACACGGACCTGCCCGAGGGGGCTCCGACGGTGAGGGTGGGGGGCATCGACTACGCCCGGGCCACCCCCATCGTGGCGCGCCAGCAGCCCACGGCGTGCCCCCAGTGCGCCGGGCATGCCTTCACGCAGGACCCGGACGTGCTGGACACGTGGTTCTCGTCCGCGCTGTGGCCCTTCTCCACGCTGGGCTTCCCGGAGAAGACCCCCGAGCTGAAGACCTTCTATCCGACGTCCGTCATGGAGACGGGCCACGACATCATCTTCTTCTGGGTCGCCCGGATGATGATGATGGGCCTGCACTTCATGGGGGATGTGCCCTTCCGCACCGTCTACCTGCACGCCATGGTGCGCGACGAGAAGGGCGAGAAGATGTCGAAGACGAAGGGGAACGTCATCGATCCCCTCGACATCATCCAGGGCGCCACGGTGGAGACGCTCTCGCCCACCCTGCGCAACAAGTTCCCCCAGGGCATGCCCGCGTTCGGCGCGGATGCGCTGCGCTTCACGCTGGCCTCGCTCACCCAGCAGGGCCGCGACATCAAGCTCTCCATGGACCGTGTGGGAGGCTACAAGGCCTTCTGCAACAAGCTGTGGAACGCCAGCCGCTTCGCGCTCATGAACCTGGGCGGCTTCCAGCTCGACACCCGGCCCATCAAGCAGCGCGAGCTGACGCTGGCCGACCGGTGGATCCTCGCCCGGCTGCAGCGCGCCATCGTGGACACCCGGCAGTCCCTGGACGCGTACGCCTTCGCCGAGGCCGCCTCCACGCTCTACCAGTTCCTCTGGTCCGAGTTCTGTGACTGGTACATCGAGCTGTCCAAGGGGTCGCTCTACGGCGAGGACGAGCGGGCCAAGGACAGCACCCGCGCGGTGCTCATCTTCGGCCTGGACCGCATCCTGCGGCTGCTCCATCCGTTCATGCCGTTCATCACGGAGGAGATCTGGCAGAAGCTGCCGCTGCCGCGCACGGCCGACTCCATCATGCTCTCGCCGTACCCGGAGCCCGATTCGCGGCTGGAGGATGCCGCCGCCGAGGAGGAGATGGCCCCCGTCATCACCGCCATCGAGGGCATTCGCACCATCCGGGGCGAGAGCAACCTGTCGCCTTCGGCCCGGCTGGTGGCCCACATCCAGAGCCCCAACGCCGCCCTGCGCGACACGCTGGACCGGTGGCGTGGGTACCTGATGCCGCTGGCGGGCCTGGCCTCGATTCACGTGGAAGCCCCGGGCCGCAAGCCGCCCCAGTCGGCCGCCATCGTCAGCCAGGAGATGGAGATCTACGTGCCGCTGGCCGGGCTCATCGACGTGGCCGCCGAGCAGGACCGGCTGAGCAAGGAGATCGCCCGGGCCGAGCAGGAGCTGGCCGGGGTGCTGCGCAAGCTGGAGAACCCGAACTTCGTCGCCAAGGCGCCTCCCGAGGTCGTGGAGAAGGACCGGGCGCGGGTCGAGGAGCTGCAGGCGCGCAAGGCCAAGTTGCAGGAGCACCTCAACAGGATCGCCCCGGAGGAAGCCGTGCCCGAAGAGACACGCCCCGACGCAGAGGAACTTCCGCTTGAGGCTCCCGTATCCGCGCAGGTGAAGGTGGCCCCGGCGGCCCCCTCGGAGGGCGGCGTGGATCTGGGCCAGGAGCTGAAGGGCGACCTCGAGGACGATGCGCCCCCCGCGGCGGTGGATCCCCAGGTTCAGGATGCGTTGAACCGGCTGCGCGAGGGCACGAAGGAAGGGTTGTCCGCGAAGGACCACCATGACCTGGGCGTTGCGTACATGAGCATGGGGCTCGTGGATGACGCCATGCGCGAGTTCGACAAGGCCAAGCAGGGTGGCGATGAGCGCTCCGCGCCCACCCCGGCGGGAGCGGAGGGCCGCTCCTCGAAGCCCGCGGCTCGCAAGGCCCCGGCCGCCAAGAAGCCGTCCGCCCAGAAGGCCGCGGCCGTGAAGAAGCCCTCCGCCCAGAAGGCTCCAGCCCAGAAGGGGGCAGCGGCGAAGAAGGGTGCAGCCCCGAAGAAGAGCGCTGCGGCGAAGAAGGGTACAGCCCAGAAGAAGGGCGCCGTGGCCAAGAAGGGTGCAGCGGCGAAGAAGGGTGCTGCCCCGAAGAAGGGCGCTGTGGCCAAGAAGGGTGCTGCCCCGAAGAAGGGCACCGTGGCCAAGAAGGGTGCAGCCCAGAAGAAGGGCGCCGTGGCCAAGAAGGGCGCTGCCAAGAAGGGCGCCGTGGCCAAGAAGGGCGCTGCCGCCCGGAGGCCCGCTGCCAAGAAGCCCGCTGCCAAGAAGCCTGGCAAGAAGAGCCCAGCTCGCGCCCGGCGCTAA